The sequence CCGGGACCTGCAGGCGCTGGCGGAGGAGGTCAGCGGCCTGCAGGAGACGCTGGAGGTGAGGAAGCTGGTGGAGCGGGCGAAGGGTGCGCTGATGCAGCGTCTGGGGCTCGCTGAGGAGGAGGCCTACCGGCGGATACAGCGTGCCAGCCGCGACACCAGGCGCCCCATGAAGGAGATCGCCCGGCGCATCGTGGAAGGCGAAGATCTCCCTTGACGGCCGGGGGGATCCTGGTAGTATGCAAGATGAAATAACGTTATAAACGGACCGTGGAGGCCGCGACGCCTCTTCCCCGGAAGAGGCGTCGTATCTGTTTTTGGCCAGGCAGAGCCGCTAAGGACCCTAGCAGACCAGGAGGGAAGCGCCGATGTCGATAACCGAGCCCCGTACCGCCGCAGCCCGGGTGACCACGCCCCAGGAGGTGATGGAGCTGTGCCGGCAGCAGGGCGTCCAGATGGTCGACCTGCGCTTCTGCGACCTGCTGGGTGCCTGGCAGCACTTCTCCATCCCGGCGGAGGAGTTGAGCGCCCGGCTCTTCAGCGAGGGGATCGGCTTCGACGGATCGAGCATCCGCGGCTTCCAGCAGATCCACGAGAGCGACATGCTCCTGCTCCCAGACGCCGCCTCGGCGCGCCTCGACCCCATGAGCCGCGTCCCCACACTGCTGTTGGTCTGCGATGTCCTGGACCCGGTCACCCGGGAGCCCTACTCCCGCGATCCCCGCGGAGTGGCTCAGCGGGCGGAGCGCTACCTGGCCGCCTCCGGCATCGCCACCGCCAGCTACTGGGGCCCGGAGGTGGAGTTCTTCGTCTTCGACAGCGTGCGCTACGACCAGAACGCCCACTCGGGCTACTACTTCGTCGATTCCACCGAGGGGGCCTGGAACACCGGCCGGGACGAGCAGCCCAACCTGGGCCACAAGCTGCGCTTCAAGGAGGGCTATTTCCCGGTCCCGCCTGCGGACTCCCTGCAGGAGTTCCGTTCGGAGGCCGTGCTCAAGATGCGCCAGGCGGGCCTGCCGGTGGAGGCGCACCACCACGAGGTGGCCACGGCGGGACAGTGCGAGATCGACCTGCACTTCGCCACCCTCACGGAGATGGCGGACCGGGTGCTGCTGTACAAGTACATCCTGAAAATGCACGCCCGGATGCAGGGCAAGACGGTGACCTTCATGCCCAAGCCCGTCTTTGGGGACAATGGGTCGGGGATGCACACTCACCAGAGCCTCTGGCTGGGGGAGCGGAACCTGTTCTTCGACGCCCAGGGCTACGCCCAGCTCAGCGAGATGGCGCGCTACTACATCGGCGGGCTGCTGGCTCACTCTCCGGCGCTCTTGGCCTTCTGCGCCCCCACCACCAACTCGTACCGGCGCCTGGTGCCGGGCTTTGAGGCGCCGGTGATCCTGGCCTACTCTCAGCGCAACCGCAGCGCCTGCGTGCGCATCCCCGTCTACTCCACCGATCCGCGGACGAAGCGGATCGAGTACCGGCCGCCGGACGCCTCCAGCAATCCCTACCTGGCCTTCGCCGCCATGCTCATGGCCGGTCTGGACGGGATCCAGCGTCAGCTGGATCCCGGACCGCCGCTGGACGTGGATCTCTATGACCTGATGGCGCACAACGGGAAAGATGTGCGCCAGGTGCCCGGGACACTGGCGGAGGTGCTTGACGCGCTGGAGGCCGACTACGAGTTCCTGCTGCGCGGCGGCGTCTTCACCGAGGACCTGATCCGCACCTGGATCCAGATAAAGCGGGTCCGGGAGGTGGACTCCGTGCGCCTGCGCCCCCACCCCTGGGAATTCGTCCTGTACTACGACGTCTGATCGGCTCCGTCCGATCGGCAACCGCCTGATCAATATCATCGTCCCGCCAGCCGCTTGACCGGCTCCGGTCTGGCGGCTATCCTGGCTTATTGAAATTCATTTTCAACTAAGCGGGGCGGCGCGCCATGGATGTGGAGCAGGCGGCGGGACACCTGCGGGCACACGGTCGGAGAATGACCGCCCAGCGCCGAGCCGTCCTGCAGGCGCTCGGTGAGCTGGGCTGCGCACGCCAGGTGAGTGAGATCCACGCCCGCGCCCGCCGCCTCGCCCCCCGCCTCGGCCTGGTCACCGTTTACCGCACGCTGGACGCACTGGCTGCGGAGGGGGTGGTCCGACCGGTCTTCCTGGGCGACGGCCGGACCCGCTACGAATCCGCACAGGCCGAGCGGCACCACCACCACCTCGTCTGCCTGGGTTGCGGACGGGTCGACCCATTCGAGGACTGCTCCCTGCAGCGGCTGGACGGGGCCGTGATGGGAAACGGGTTTGCGGTGGCCACCCACCGGCTGGAGCTGTTCGGCCACTGCCTGGACTGCCGGGGACGGGCGTGACCGCGTCTGCCCCGTGGCACCGGATCCTGGTCATGTTGGCCGTGCTGGTGGCGACGGGGTGCAGGCGGGCCCCTGCGGCCGCGGGGGTGGCCATCGTCGCCTCCATCGACCCCCTGGCGGAGTTCGCTGGCCGGCTCGCCGGAGAACGGACGGTCGTCCAGGTACTGGTGCCGAAGGGAGTCGAGGTGCACGACTACGAGCCGACGCCAGGGGACCTGCGGCGGCTGGTGGCCGCGCGGCTGTTCGTCTACAACGGCGCGGGGCTGGAGCCCTGGGCACCATCCCTGCGGGCACAGCTCCCACCGTCGGTGCACGTCGTCGAGGCCGCGGAGGGGCTGCCCCTGGCGGGGACGGAGGGTAGCGTGGACCCGCACGTCTGGCTCGATCCACTGCTGGCCAGCCAGCAGGCGGAGCGAATCCTGGCGGCGCTGGTGCGCGTGGATCCCGCGGGCTGCTCCCGCTACCAGGCCAACGCCGCCAGCCTGCGCGCCGACTTCCTCGCGCTGCACGCCGCCTACCGGCAGGGGCTGGCTCGATGCCGGCGCAGGGAGTTCATCACTGCCCACGCCGCGTTCGGGTACCTGGCGCGGCGCTACGGCCTGCGCATGGTGCCCATCAGCGGGCTGGCCCCGGAGGCGGAGCCGTCGCCCTCGCGCCTGAAGGCCGTCATTCAAGAGGCACGGCGTACTGGCATCCGCGTGATCTACGTGGAGCCCCGGGGAGAGCGACGGCCAGCGGAGACCGTCGCCCGGGAGATCGGAGGGCGGACGGCGATCCTGGACCCTCTGGAGAGCCTGCCGCCGCAGGCACGGCGCAGAGGGAAGGCCTACTTCACGGTGATGTATGCAAACCTCGCCCAACTCATCCAGGGACTGGACTGCCGCTAGCACCCCGGTGGTGGAGCTGGAGCACGTCTGCTTCAGCTATGACGGCGAGAGGGTGCTGAACGAGGTCAGCCTGGTCATCGCCCGCGGAGACTTCCTGGGAATCATCGGGCCCAACGGCGCAGGGAAGACCACGCTGCTGCGTATCCTCCTGGGCCTGCTGCGCCCTGCCTGCGGCCACGTGCGCCTCTTCGGCACCGAGGTCGGCCAGTTCCGCCAGTGGCAGCGCATAGGCTACGTCCCCCAGAAAGGTGTGGCTTTCGAGAGCCGCTTCCCCGCCAGCGTCTTCGAGGTGGTGAGCAGTGGCCGGGTGCGCCGCAGCGGGCTGGGCCGTCCACTGGGTGCCGCGGACTACCAGGCGGCGCGCCGCGCCCTGGAGACGGTAGGCATGGCCGCTTTCCGCGACCGGCTGATCGGCCGCCTCTCCAGCGGGCAGCAGCAGCGCGTGCTCGTCGCCCGGGCGCTGGTCAGCGACCCTGAGCTCCTCGTGCTGGACGAGCCCACGGTGGGGGTGGACGCAGAGGCGCAGGAGCAGTTCTACAGCCTGCTGCGCCACCTCAACCGGGAACGGGGGACCACCCTGGTGCTGGTCTCCCACGACATCGGCGTGGTCGCCCAGGAGGTGACGCGGCTGGCCTGCCTCAACCGCACCCTGGTCTTCCACGGCAGCCCGGAGGAGGCGGCGCGCTGCGGAGCTCTGGCTGAGATGTACCGCCTGCAGAGCTGGGTGGTAGCGCACCGGCACTAGTGCCGCCCCGGTGGGAGATG comes from Armatimonadota bacterium and encodes:
- the glnA gene encoding type I glutamate--ammonia ligase — protein: MSITEPRTAAARVTTPQEVMELCRQQGVQMVDLRFCDLLGAWQHFSIPAEELSARLFSEGIGFDGSSIRGFQQIHESDMLLLPDAASARLDPMSRVPTLLLVCDVLDPVTREPYSRDPRGVAQRAERYLAASGIATASYWGPEVEFFVFDSVRYDQNAHSGYYFVDSTEGAWNTGRDEQPNLGHKLRFKEGYFPVPPADSLQEFRSEAVLKMRQAGLPVEAHHHEVATAGQCEIDLHFATLTEMADRVLLYKYILKMHARMQGKTVTFMPKPVFGDNGSGMHTHQSLWLGERNLFFDAQGYAQLSEMARYYIGGLLAHSPALLAFCAPTTNSYRRLVPGFEAPVILAYSQRNRSACVRIPVYSTDPRTKRIEYRPPDASSNPYLAFAAMLMAGLDGIQRQLDPGPPLDVDLYDLMAHNGKDVRQVPGTLAEVLDALEADYEFLLRGGVFTEDLIRTWIQIKRVREVDSVRLRPHPWEFVLYYDV
- a CDS encoding Fur family transcriptional regulator — encoded protein: MDVEQAAGHLRAHGRRMTAQRRAVLQALGELGCARQVSEIHARARRLAPRLGLVTVYRTLDALAAEGVVRPVFLGDGRTRYESAQAERHHHHLVCLGCGRVDPFEDCSLQRLDGAVMGNGFAVATHRLELFGHCLDCRGRA
- a CDS encoding zinc ABC transporter substrate-binding protein translates to MTASAPWHRILVMLAVLVATGCRRAPAAAGVAIVASIDPLAEFAGRLAGERTVVQVLVPKGVEVHDYEPTPGDLRRLVAARLFVYNGAGLEPWAPSLRAQLPPSVHVVEAAEGLPLAGTEGSVDPHVWLDPLLASQQAERILAALVRVDPAGCSRYQANAASLRADFLALHAAYRQGLARCRRREFITAHAAFGYLARRYGLRMVPISGLAPEAEPSPSRLKAVIQEARRTGIRVIYVEPRGERRPAETVAREIGGRTAILDPLESLPPQARRRGKAYFTVMYANLAQLIQGLDCR
- a CDS encoding metal ABC transporter ATP-binding protein, which gives rise to MVELEHVCFSYDGERVLNEVSLVIARGDFLGIIGPNGAGKTTLLRILLGLLRPACGHVRLFGTEVGQFRQWQRIGYVPQKGVAFESRFPASVFEVVSSGRVRRSGLGRPLGAADYQAARRALETVGMAAFRDRLIGRLSSGQQQRVLVARALVSDPELLVLDEPTVGVDAEAQEQFYSLLRHLNRERGTTLVLVSHDIGVVAQEVTRLACLNRTLVFHGSPEEAARCGALAEMYRLQSWVVAHRH